A part of Citrifermentans bremense genomic DNA contains:
- a CDS encoding phosphatase PAP2 family protein — MKEKLDRRFWLTHLVLPVTVFAAAAAACELTDVDLILADRYFDFVRGVWPLRDAWWADWLIHQRGRDLIACIGGGALAGWLASWFYGRLKANRWCLFYLALVIGLTAVAVAGLKKATHRNCPWDINRYGGSAPYTRLTEPPPQACGPGNCFPAGHASGGFSLFAGYFAWRDRKRRLAKAWLAAGVLLGSFYGWVQMVRGAHFLSHNVWSAIICWLMALLVYLPMRRVLARE; from the coding sequence ATGAAAGAGAAGCTGGACCGCAGGTTCTGGCTTACGCACCTGGTCCTGCCCGTGACCGTTTTCGCCGCTGCAGCGGCCGCGTGCGAACTGACCGACGTGGACCTGATACTCGCGGACCGCTACTTCGACTTCGTACGGGGGGTGTGGCCGTTAAGGGACGCATGGTGGGCCGACTGGCTGATACACCAAAGGGGAAGAGACCTGATCGCCTGTATCGGCGGGGGAGCGCTCGCCGGATGGCTGGCAAGCTGGTTCTACGGGCGGCTCAAGGCTAACCGCTGGTGCCTTTTCTACCTGGCGCTGGTGATAGGTCTCACGGCAGTGGCGGTGGCGGGGCTCAAGAAGGCGACCCACCGGAACTGCCCGTGGGACATCAACCGTTACGGCGGGAGCGCCCCCTACACGAGGCTCACGGAGCCGCCGCCTCAGGCGTGCGGCCCCGGCAACTGCTTCCCGGCCGGGCACGCCTCGGGGGGATTCTCACTCTTCGCCGGCTACTTCGCCTGGCGCGACCGGAAAAGGCGCCTGGCGAAAGCCTGGCTCGCCGCAGGGGTGCTACTCGGGAGCTTCTACGGCTGGGTGCAGATGGTGCGCGGCGCCCACTTCCTGTCGCACAACGTCTGGAGCGCCATCATCTGCTGGCTGATGGCGCTCCTGGTCTACCTACCGATGAGGCGGGTGCTGGCGAGGGAGTAA
- a CDS encoding metal ABC transporter permease — protein sequence MNFLIQALWAPLTETYFQKALIGGCAVALVSGAVGSLVVLRRMAFLGDALSHAMIAGVAGGYLAMKLLFGVEAYAPAMLLGSLIAAIITVALIGVVSKVSQVKEDTVIGIMYTGVFALGVVVVSIFRQYIHIDLMHFIMGDILGVADTDLWASAIVSASVLTILVLFFRHFQLASFDPIMAASTGLPVLLLDYALTGCVSMVVVSAVSMVGVILVVGLLITPAATAYLLSDRLDKMMALASLFGVTSVIGGLYLCVWLDSAGGGAVMLFCTLQFLVVLVLAPRYGLLARWRRLRNMIPQQVVEDVLITILRQEGETPLKVLQQFVQVPQPGSLWKAVKQMEAEGLIEALPQGYRLTVVGEKQAANVLRAHRIWESYLASIGTPEEALHPTAHRLEHIHGAGTVEYLDQKLGKPEVDPHGQRIPRRGNGAGKKGSAIDHEEQ from the coding sequence ATGAACTTCCTCATCCAGGCGCTTTGGGCTCCGCTCACCGAGACCTATTTCCAGAAGGCCCTCATCGGGGGGTGCGCGGTCGCGCTCGTTTCCGGTGCCGTCGGTTCGCTCGTGGTGCTAAGGCGCATGGCGTTTCTGGGGGACGCGCTTTCCCACGCCATGATCGCCGGGGTGGCGGGCGGCTACCTGGCCATGAAGCTTCTCTTCGGGGTCGAGGCTTACGCTCCCGCCATGCTGCTCGGCTCGCTCATCGCCGCCATCATCACCGTCGCCCTCATCGGGGTGGTATCCAAGGTCTCCCAGGTCAAGGAGGACACCGTCATCGGCATCATGTACACCGGCGTCTTCGCCCTGGGTGTCGTGGTGGTTTCCATCTTCAGGCAGTACATCCACATCGACCTGATGCACTTCATCATGGGTGACATCCTGGGGGTCGCCGACACCGACCTTTGGGCCAGTGCCATCGTCTCCGCCTCGGTCCTCACCATCCTGGTCCTCTTCTTCCGCCACTTCCAGCTGGCGAGCTTCGACCCGATCATGGCGGCCTCGACGGGGCTCCCGGTGCTGCTTTTGGACTACGCGCTGACCGGGTGCGTATCCATGGTGGTGGTGAGCGCGGTGAGCATGGTGGGGGTGATCCTGGTGGTGGGGCTTTTGATCACGCCGGCTGCGACCGCCTACCTTTTGAGCGACCGGCTGGACAAGATGATGGCGTTAGCCTCCCTGTTCGGCGTCACCAGCGTGATCGGCGGCTTGTATCTATGCGTATGGCTCGACTCGGCGGGTGGGGGGGCGGTGATGCTCTTTTGCACCCTGCAGTTCCTGGTTGTGCTGGTGCTGGCCCCGCGCTACGGCCTTTTGGCCCGCTGGCGCCGCCTGCGCAACATGATCCCGCAGCAGGTGGTGGAGGACGTGCTGATCACCATCCTGCGCCAGGAGGGGGAAACACCGCTCAAGGTGCTGCAGCAGTTCGTGCAGGTGCCGCAGCCGGGGAGTCTCTGGAAGGCGGTTAAACAGATGGAGGCGGAGGGGTTGATCGAGGCCCTGCCGCAGGGGTACCGGCTGACCGTGGTGGGGGAGAAGCAGGCGGCGAACGTTTTGCGCGCCCATCGCATTTGGGAGAGCTATTTGGCCTCCATCGGAACCCCGGAGGAGGCGCTGCATCCCACTGCGCACCGGCTGGAGCACATCCACGGCGCCGGGACCGTCGAATACCTGGACCAGAAGCTGGGCAAGCCCGAGGTCGATCCCCACGGCCAGAGGATCCCCCGGCGCGGCAACGGCGCAGGGAAAAAGGGTTCCGCAATCGACCATGAGGAGCAGTGA
- a CDS encoding metal ABC transporter ATP-binding protein, producing the protein MNNGKGTPAIEVRHLTVSYGARPALLDVSVKIEKDQLVGVIGPNGSGKSTLIKAILGFEKPDVGEVLIGGEDVQKAKGKVAYVPQRGAVDWDFPITVREVALMGRYQHIPWYRSPSAADREAALEALSMVRMSDFAERQIGQLSGGQQQRVFLARALAQGSDILLLDEPFAGVDAATERAILDVLERAKAAGKTLVVVHHDLATAAEYFDNLVLLKQRLYAFGPPAAVLQEELLSQVYEGRLRVFTDLMAKEGGR; encoded by the coding sequence ATGAACAACGGTAAGGGGACTCCCGCCATCGAGGTGCGCCACTTGACGGTTTCCTACGGCGCGCGCCCGGCGCTTCTCGACGTATCGGTCAAGATCGAGAAGGACCAGCTGGTTGGGGTCATCGGCCCCAACGGGTCGGGGAAATCCACCCTGATCAAGGCGATCCTCGGCTTCGAGAAACCGGACGTGGGGGAGGTGCTGATCGGCGGCGAGGATGTGCAGAAGGCGAAGGGGAAGGTGGCCTACGTCCCGCAGCGCGGCGCCGTGGACTGGGATTTCCCAATTACCGTGCGGGAGGTGGCGCTCATGGGGCGCTACCAGCACATCCCCTGGTACCGCTCGCCTTCCGCAGCCGATCGCGAGGCGGCTCTCGAGGCTCTCTCCATGGTGCGCATGTCAGATTTCGCGGAGCGCCAGATCGGGCAGCTCTCGGGGGGGCAGCAGCAGCGGGTGTTCCTGGCGCGGGCGCTGGCGCAGGGATCCGACATCCTCCTTTTAGACGAGCCTTTCGCCGGGGTGGACGCCGCCACCGAGCGGGCGATACTCGACGTTTTGGAGCGGGCGAAGGCTGCAGGAAAGACCCTGGTCGTGGTGCACCACGATCTTGCCACAGCGGCCGAGTACTTCGACAACCTGGTCCTCTTGAAGCAGCGGCTCTACGCCTTCGGGCCACCTGCCGCGGTGCTGCAGGAGGAGCTTTTGAGCCAGGTGTACGAGGGGCGCCTCAGGGTCTTTACCGACCTGATGGCCAAGGAGGGGGGACGATGA